The genomic stretch CGTTACGTTTTATCTTACACAAGCGATTGTGGTGAGGACGATGATTTCTCCTTCTACACCTACCATCTGTACTGGTGGGAGTTTAACCTGCACAGTCGCCTCAAACAGGTAACTAACCGTAACTCAGCTCAGAGTAGCCCCCatcccccaccaccaccaccaccaccaccacacaggATGTACGGCGCTCTTTGTGGTTCTCAGTCCGTGAACTCAGTGTTTTTGCTGTGCCAGGTTCCTGGGTGTGTATGTAACAAGGTTCATTGTGTCTTGTTTTACTCAGGTGCACCATGTGCGTTTGTTCGCGGGTGAAGACATCTACAGTGAGCTGTACCTGACCGTCTGCGAGTGGCACAATGATCACTCAAAGATCGTCATCTTCGGATTCAAGTGAGAAGCTTACATTTCTGTCTCAGCAACATGCACCTCATCCCTGTTCATGATCACTgggatttacacacacacacacacacacacacacacacacacacaagcaacacctcctacactcacacaaacacacagtctaCACTTCCTACACTAATAAACACACAGGCCACGGTTTCTCCACTGGGACTGGCACAGAGTTTTAACATTGTTTATGGGTGCACTggggccacgcctcctttactcaGACTGACGTgcaggacacgcctccttcattTAGAATGACTCACTggacacgcctcctttactcAATGACTCATaggacacgcctccttcactcagAATGACTCACCGGACACAACTCCTTTATTCAATGACGCgcaggacacgcctccttcactcagACTGACGCGCAGGAAACGCCAACTTTACTCAGACTGGCGCgcaggacacgcctccttcactcagAATGACTCACcggacacgcctccttcactcagactgacgcgcaggacacgcctccttcactcagAATGACTCACcggacacgcctccttcactcaaTGACTCATaggacacgcctccttcactcagAATGACTCGCcggacacgcctccttcactcaaTGACTCATaggacacgcctccttcacaGGTGCCCTGTGGACATGTCATAGATCTATTTTGAAAAGTAtgcgtgttttgtgtgtattttgtctGTGTACCTTGTGTaaacacattttgtgtgtgtgtgtgtgtgtgtgtgtgtgtcagcactCGCAGTAGCACTGCTCTGATAAACATGATGATGAGTGATGAGAATAACAGGGACATTTACATCACGATCACCTCCATGCCTCCTGCACAGCGGTGCCAACAGTGCTGCCCTCTGCCCACTACATCAACCATACGCACAggtacacactcgcacacatatacacactcatgcCTACTCTGGGCTTAAATGCATATTTGTTAGTTTAACACCagcatgcgtgcgtgtgtgtgtgtgtgtgtgtgtgtgtgtgtgtgtgtgtgtgtgtgtgtgtgtgtgtgtgtgtgtgtgtgtgtgtgtgtaggaggggAGTGTCTGGAGCACGGCTATGTCCTGAACGCTCGTTATCAGGTGGTATATCCGTTCCCCACCTTCCAGCCGGCTTTGCAGTTGAAGAAGGATCAGGTCATCCTCCTCAACACCAGCTACTCACTGGTGGCCTGCGCCATCTCGCTCTGCTCTGGTCAgccatcctgtgtgtgtgtgtgtgtgtgtgtgtgtgtgtgtgtgtgtgtgtgtgtgtgtgtgtgtgtgtgtgtgtgtgtgtgtgtgtgtgtgtgtgtgtgtgtgtgtgtgtgtgtgtgtgtgtgtgatataaatGGCAAAACTTGAATATAATGATGACCGAAATCATGAAAGCTGCATCTTCCAGGTGGAGAgcagcatcagcagcagcaggcgGATGGACAGAGTAATCAAATCCTCTACCGAAAACGAGAGactccatcttcctcctctcatcatcctcccagcccttcctcttcctcatcttcctcctcctcctctcacgGCTCACCCGACCGTAGACCGACCAACCCCCACATGACGCCGCTCTCCCCCGCCCGATCCCAAGCCGCGGTCCGAGCACGCGAGTTCGCCGCCGACATCTTCCGCCGCGCTCAGGCGGGGACGGACGGAGACGCCGAGCGCCGAAGGAAGGACGCCGAGGCTAGAGAGGCGAAAACCTTGGAACGAAGGAGAGCggaagaaagaaaggtggaCGCAGACGAGCCGTCTACGTCACACCAGAAAGGAAGCGATCCGGAGGACAGCGTCTCGTCTAACACAGTCATGTCCCCCGCGTCCACATCGTCTTTGTGCTCGCTTTCGCCACACGTCGCACCGCCGACATCCGCATCCGAGCCGGGTTACGTGAACTATACACAACTCAGGTACAGGCTGCAGCAACCCGGGACGTCAGAACAGGACAGCAGTAagacacgcacacatatatattgtattaaataaaacatttataaaaaaaaaacaaaaaaaaaaacacttgggTTGTTTTTGTGTCTCAGGAGAAGAAGAGGATAAAGTCCAGCTGCCGTTCACCGTCTCTGACCTGAAGGGACGAAACCTGCAGCTGGTGACTGGACAGTACGCAGGGCCGGTGTGTATCAGAAACACTGCATTCAGTATTCAGAACCCCTTCACTTTTTTGCCAGTGGTACTATAATTGTTCAGATCTTTTTTACTCATAAATCTACTCAGTATTATGACTGCGTTTCAGTGCCAcctttaattattctttttaagATTAAACCTTAGTTCTGGAGGAAATCATGCTTGTCACCTGACTAAAACATCCCacaagtgaagcatggtggtggcagtatCATACTGTGGGGTCGTTTTTCTGCAGCATGGGCTCGGTTGAGGGAGATAatcctttataaaaaataaataaaaaaacaggttcCGCAGTATTAAAGAACTCGGACTGGGCCAAAGGTTCACCTACATTACCTTTTTGTTTTCATACTTTTGGCCTGTTCGGTTTTCTAAAACGTAAAATTAAGAAatttgtataaattttttttttatacatttgaaaaagGCGTCTTCGTCAAAAGACGCTCCGTGTCCACACTTTCGTCTTCACtcgtttcccaaaagtcgcTTATCCACACTAAAACGTCTGAACATGCTCGCATCCCTCTCCTGCGCACGTGCAAAAcgtttattcaatttatttaatattaaaatgaaaaccatgttgaatttattttgtcattatggggtccTGAGTGTAGCTCAATTAGGAGAAATAAACACTGTgaatgattgtagtatcaggctgcaatataacaatggggaaaaaaaaaaccacagctTGACCTTatgatctcagatgtttttttcccctctctatACACCTATGAGGTTTAGACTGTAGTTAACGGCGTGGAATCTGTCTGATTTATCCACgtgcgtctctctctctctctctctctctctctctctctctctctctctctctctctctctctctctctctccatcagtgcgtgtgtgtggagCAGCTGACCCTGGATTTCGAGTATCTAATCAACGAGGTGATCAGAAACGATGCCGAGTGGGCCTCCCAGTTCTGCTCCTTCAGCGACTATGACGTCGTCATccttgaggtgtgtgtgtttgtgtgcgcgcTAACGTGTTATTTCCATGACAACAGTGTGTTCTTGAGGTCTGTTTCCGTGACGACAGGTTTGCCCTGAGACAAATATAGTAGTGATAAACATCGGACTTCTGCTGCTGGCCTTCTCCAACTGTGAGGAGGAACacagcaggtacacacacacacacacacacacacacacacacacacagattaactTGCTTATATCTTGGATAtgaattctgtgtgtgtgtgtgtgtgtgtgtatatggccAGGCCCAAGTCCTATCACTCCAGCCTGCAGGTCAGCTGGGATCTGAACACGGGCGCCTGCTGCACCGTCGGGGTCGGGGACCTCACAGAGGTCAAAGGTCAAACCAGGTAGACttttgggataaaaaaaaaaaacgtatattaAAACCTGGCTGGGTGTGGCTTAATATTCAAATGAGTTATGATTTTCTATAAGCCTTATGATTGGTCGGAGTGATAGTTTCACTCGTGATAAGCACCGCCCACTTTCATTGAACGTTTGTGTAAGATAAATTATTTTTCCCCAGTTGTTTGAAAGCagtctctcattctctttctttctcttttccccccCTGCTCCCTTTGTTTCTTCTACTCAGTGGGAGTGTGTGGAGTTCGTATAGGAAGTCGTGTGTAAACACCGTGATGAGGTGGCTGGTCCCCGAAAGCAGCTCGCGCTACATCAACCGCATGACCAACGAAGCCCTgcacaaaggtgtgtgtgtgtgtgtgtgtgtgtgtgtgtgtgtgtgtgtgtgtgtgtgt from Silurus meridionalis isolate SWU-2019-XX chromosome 24, ASM1480568v1, whole genome shotgun sequence encodes the following:
- the dcaf15 gene encoding DDB1- and CUL4-associated factor 15, with product MAPSSKSEKEDKGNKQKQQRKHKEHVVKLLARGKLSGRVSQRLFRKLPPRVCVPLKSIVSEEFLRAGHIFLGFTKCGRYVLSYTSDCGEDDDFSFYTYHLYWWEFNLHSRLKQVHHVRLFAGEDIYSELYLTVCEWHNDHSKIVIFGFNTRSSTALINMMMSDENNRDIYITITSMPPAQRCQQCCPLPTTSTIRTGGECLEHGYVLNARYQVVYPFPTFQPALQLKKDQVILLNTSYSLVACAISLCSGGEQHQQQQADGQSNQILYRKRETPSSSSHHPPSPSSSSSSSSSSHGSPDRRPTNPHMTPLSPARSQAAVRAREFAADIFRRAQAGTDGDAERRRKDAEAREAKTLERRRAEERKVDADEPSTSHQKGSDPEDSVSSNTVMSPASTSSLCSLSPHVAPPTSASEPGYVNYTQLRYRLQQPGTSEQDSREEEDKVQLPFTVSDLKGRNLQLVTGQYAGPCVCVEQLTLDFEYLINEVIRNDAEWASQFCSFSDYDVVILEVCPETNIVVINIGLLLLAFSNCEEEHSRPKSYHSSLQVSWDLNTGACCTVGVGDLTEVKGQTSGSVWSSYRKSCVNTVMRWLVPESSSRYINRMTNEALHKGTSLQVLADSDRATWIVL